From the Pomacea canaliculata isolate SZHN2017 linkage group LG4, ASM307304v1, whole genome shotgun sequence genome, one window contains:
- the LOC112563337 gene encoding uncharacterized protein LOC112563337 isoform X4 — MITVHGRRLILQRIKGPNMYFSVFQRVSSLSFCQQLSVIWFVLWSQWGTEGAVVHLYVSPSGSDSNTGLQSSTPVKSLQHAVDLLQSKDIQGNTIFVELMQGYYDLTSTLTFAHAINGTAVFRAFQGQEVHLTGGRHIPSDHFKHVTDTKIQQRLPEVARTKVLELDLTAVGIANLGSLTPYGFGHSAWTAPLELFINGKPLRLAQWPNEKFINILSVPDGEKGRRFTYNAGGRDVAWTQETEPWVYGWWYWSWADESLPVAHVDAHNHTITLAQDSQFGVRVGHYDPIAPTGYSQQGGYFQVINMLSELDEPGEYYIDRTNKKLYLWPNTPLQTLTSSDIVYVSILSRCIRIESVAQKLNFEDFTVENCRQHGVSIANGHDITFKNMEIKNTGSYAINCEGDCRRVSVLASEIHDTCGGVLIKGGDPKTLTSSEVLLQDNHVWDFSRKGAVPCKAFEIGGVHVTVSHNYIHHAQYTGIWWTGNDHVIEYNHVHHMCWNSSDCGAIHSGRDWTWRGNIIRKNHIHHTLRYFPGADVRGIMLDDEYSSVLIEGNVFYDNEVHANIGGGRDNIIRQNVMYNATKNSIQVDGRGLGSGGHGVYLTQKLQESLFNTTLWKTRYPELAAILQKHPTAPEAHRHPASARTTAVPVACDSSTVAPATTAPRGSYMPDGSSPNTLYPNIPKEGCWFVVDHCPKAPAAEGTHKDDIGTQAGTEEGCLARAAQQWRYCGSSPTGQVVAVYGPTGAMTVAGDGCFFAEYGCQTQNPGFHRDTWAEQHENASHDEAACLARAAPQWAYCGSHADRPITSIYRPTGHFRTGGAGCWIKILSCPADHTLQGYFYDAWGATNLATDHDRNECLERADRFWKQCGSHDNAPVTAFYRPSGASRTVP; from the exons ATGATTACTGTGCATGGAAGAAGGTTAATTTTACAGCGCATTAAAGGGCCAAACATGtatttttcagtatttcagCGTGTGTCTTCTCTGAGTTTCTGCCAGCAGCTCAGTGTAATATGGTTTGTGCTATGGTCACAATGGGGCACTGAGGGAGCTGTTGTCCATCTGTATGTCAGTCCTTCAGGCTCAGACAGTAATACTGG TTTGCAATCCTCCACACCAGTAAAAAGTCTTCAACATGCCGTGGACCTCTTGCAGTCTAAGGATATTCAAGGAAACA CAATTTTTGTGGAGCTTATGCAAGGTTATTATGACCTGACTTCAACCTTGACCTTTGCTCATGCCATAAATGGTACAGCAGTTTTTCGCGCTTTTCAAGGCCAGGAGGTACATTTG ACAGGTGGAAGACATATTCCTAGTGATCATTTCAAGCATGTGACTGACACAAAAATACAGCAGCGGCTGCCTGAAGTGGCCCGTACCAAGGTCCTGGAATTGGACCTGACGGCTGTTGGAATCGCCAATCTTGGATCACTGACCCCCTATGGGTTTGGCCATTCAGCATGGACTGCACCACTAGAACTCTTCATTAATGGCAAACCATTACGACTTGCCCAGTGGCCCAATGAA AAATTCATCAACATCTTATCCGTGCCTGATGGAGAGAAAGGTCGTCGTTTCACATATAATGCAGGTGGTAGAGATGTGGCCTGGACACAGGAGACTGAGCCATGGGTCTATGGTTGGTG GTACTGGAGCTGGGCAGATGAATCTTTGCCTGTAGCTCATGTGGATGCCCACAACCACACCATCACCCTTGCACAGGACAGCCAATTTGGAGTGCGTGTTG GTCACTACGACCCTATCGCTCCAACTGGATATAGTCAGCAGGGAGGCTACTTCCAGGTCATCAACATGCTGTCAGAACTTGATGAACCA GGGGAGTACTATATAGACAGAACCAACAAAAAACTGTACCTGTGGCCCAACACACCTCTACaaacactgacatcatcagatatTGTGTATGTCTCAATTCTATCCAGGTGCATAAG aatagAAAGTGTTGCTCAGAAGCTGAACTTTGAAGACTTTACTGTGGAGAATTGCCGTCAGCATGGAGTGAGCATTGCAAATGGTCATGACATAACCTTCAAGAATATGGAGATCAAAAACACAG GTTCATATGCCATTAACTGTGAAGGAGATTGTCGTCGAGTCTCTGTGCTGGCTTCAGAGATCCATGATACCTGTGGTGGAGTCCTCATAAAAG GTGGAGATCCTAAAACACTGACCTCCTCAGAGGTCTTGTTGCAAGACAACCATGTGTGGGACTTCAGTCGGAAAGGGGCTGTACCCTGTAAAGCTTTTGAGATAGGTGGCGTTCATGTAACAGTGAGCCATAACTACATTCACCATGCACAGTACACAGGGATCTGGTGGACT ggTAATGATCATGTTATTGAGTACAACCATGTTCATCATATGTGCTGGAATTCCAGTGACTGTGGAGCCATCCACAGTGGTCGTGATTGGACTTGG CGTGGAAACATTATTCGTAAAAACCACATTCACCACACCCTTCGTTACTTCCCTGGAGCTGATGTCCGAGGCATCATGTTGGACGATGAATACTCCAGTGTTCTGATAGAAGGCAACGTCTTTTATGAT AATGAAGTGCACGCAAACATTGGAGGCGGCCGTGATAACATCATACGACAAAATGTTATGTACAATGCCACTAAAAACTCTATTCAGGTGGATGGAAGGGGACTTGGATCAGGTGGTCATGGAGTCTACTTGACCCAGAAACTGCAG GAAAGCCTCTTCAACACAACACTGTGGAAGACTAGATACCCAGAACTTGCTGCTATTCTCCAGAAACATCCTACTGCTCCTGAAG CTCACAGACATCCAGCCAGTGCCAGAACCACCGCAGTTCCTGTTGCCTGTGACTCTAGCACTGTAGCCCCAGCAACCACTGCCCCCCGTGGGTCCTACATGCCTGATGGTTCCAGTCCAAACACCTTGTATCCTAATATTCCTAAAGAAG GCTGCTGGTTTGTTGTGGACCACTGTCCCAAAGCCCCTGCTGCAGAAGGAACACACAAGGACGACATTGGGACTCAAGCAGGCACAGAGGAGGGTTGTCTGGCACGGGCCGCCCAACAGTGGCGCTACTGTGGATCCAGTCCAACTGGCCAGGTGGTTGCTGTCTACGGACCTACAG GTGCGATGACAGTGGCTGGAGATGGCTGTTTTTTCGCCGAATATGGATGTCAGACACAAAACCCAGGCTTCCACCGGGACACGTGGGCTGAACAGCACGAGAACGCTTCCCACGACGAGGCGGCCTGCTTGGCACGTGCAGCCCCACAGTGGGCCTACTGCGGCTCGCACGCTGATCGCCCTATCACCAGCATCTACAGGCCTACAG GTCACTTCAGAACAGGAGGCGCAGGCTGTTGGATCAAGATCCTATCTTGTCCAGCTGACCACACTCTTCAGGGATACTTTTATGATGCCTGGGGGGCCACTAACCTTGCAACAG atcACGATCGTAATGAATGTCTTGAGCGGGCCGACCGATTTTGGAAGCAGTGTGGTTCCCATGACAACGCACCAGTCACAGCGTTTTACCGGCCGTCTGGTGCCAGCCGCACTGTGCCGTGA